Within the Flavobacterium sp. 9R genome, the region TTAAATTAAAGTCTCAATCTCAAGAATTACAGGAAGTTGTTGTTGTTGGTTACGGTACTCAAAAGAAGAGTGTGGTAACGGGAGCAATTTCTAGTATTAGGGCTAAAGACTTAGAGAGTTTACCACTTACCCGAGTTGAACAAGCTTTACAAGGAAGAAGTTCTGGTATAACTATAGCGGCAAACTCTGGTCAACCTGGTTCCTCAGCAACTATTAGAGTTAGGGGTATTACTACTTTTGGTAATAATGAGCCACTTTGGGTTGTAGACGGTGTTATTGTTGATGCAGGAGGTATTGGTTACTTGAACCAATCTGATATTGCATCTATTGAGGTTCTTAAAGATGCGGCTTCTGCGGCTATTTATGGATCAAGAGCTGCTACTGGGGTAATTTTGGTGACCACTAAAAAAGGGAAATCTGGAAAAGTTAGCGTAAACTACACAGGGTACACTGGAGTTTCTTCTCCATCAAGAAAATTAAGTTTATTAAATGCTACGCAATATGCGACATTGAATAACGAAGCACGCGCAGCGGCAAATCAGCCTATTCTTTTTCCTAATCCAAGTGCATTAGGTGGAGGTACAGATTGGCAAGATGTTATTTTTAGTAATAATGCTCAAAGAGTTGGTCACGAGATTAGCTTGTCAGGAGGTAATGAAGTATCTACTTTTTTTGTATCATTTGGTATATTGGATCAGGAAGGAATTGTTGCTAAAGACATTTCTAATTACATCCGTAAAAACATCCGTTTAAACTCTACTCATAAAATTGCTAAAGGGATCACTTTTGGTCAAACGTTAGGATATTCTAGAGAGAAAAACGTTGGAATTGGTAACACAAATAGTGAGTTTGGAGGGCCTTTAAGTTCCGCTATCAATTTAGATCCAATTACACCTGTTGTGGTTACAGATCCTATAGTTGCAGGTGGTGCACCCTATACTAACAATGGAGTAATTAGAGATAATAATGGTAATCCTTATGGAATTTCTAATATTGTATTGCAAGAAATGACTAACCCTCTTGCTTACATTCAAACAAGATTAGGAAACTACAGTTGGTCTGATAATTTTGTTGGGAATGCTTATTTAGAAGTTGAACCAATCAAAGGTTTAAAAGTTAGAAGTACTTTGGGAGGAAAACTGGCTTATTGGGGAGATGAGAGTTTTACACCTGTTTCTTATTTGAACTCTTCAACGATTAATTTGAAAAATAATATTTTCAGAAGCACTAATAAAGGTTTTGGATGGAATATTGAAAATACGGTTTCCTATTCTAATAAAATATCCAATCATAATTTTAATGTTTTGTTAGGTCAAGGTTCTTATGTTGATAATATTACAAGTGGTCATGGTGTAACTTATTTTAATATACCAGTTACAAGTTACAAAGATGCCTCTTTCAATTTTAGTGTTCCTCAGGATCAAATTGATGCTTATGCTTACACAGGCAATGATCATATTGTGACCTCTATTTTTTCAAGATTGAATTATGATTATAACGAAAAGTATCTATTTACAGGTATTATAAGAAGAGATGGTTCTACTCGTTTTGGAGCTAATAAAAAATACGGATCTTTCCCTTCATTCTCATTAGGTTGGGTAGTCACTAAAGAAGAGTTTTGGAAAGAAAATGATATCGTAAACTTGTTAAAAATTAGAGGAGGTTATGGTGTTACAGGTAATGATGCTATCGGAGATTTTGGATATTTAGCCACAATTGGAGGTGGTAGAAACTATACTTTTGGTAATTCAGGGTCTGTAACTGTAGGAAATAGCCCAAATGCGCCTTCCAACCCAGATTTACAGTGGGAGGAAACTAGCCAAGTCAATATAGGTTTTGAAACTCGTTTGTTCCATGATTTTAATCTAGGATTTGATTTATATACTAAAAAAACAACAGGAATTCTTCAAACTGTTACTCTTCCAGGTTATGTAGGATCAACAGGTAGCCCAGTGGGTAATGTGGCCGATATGACCAATAAAGGTTTTGATGTGGAGTTAGGTTATAAAAAGCAAATAGGAGAGTTGTCTATTTCTGCTAATGCAAATTTATCTTATGTTAAAAATGAAGTGACCTATTTAGGAAATGGAATTGACTTTTTATCAGGAGGAGTAGGATTCCAGTCTAGTACTTACCCAATTACAAGAACACAAGTAGGACAACCCGTTAATTCCTTCTTTGGATTCAAAACAGATGGCATTTTTCAAAATCAAGCAGAAGTTAATGCGTATACGAATAGCTCAGGACAGTTGATTCAGCCTGGGGCGGTACCTGGAGATTTCC harbors:
- a CDS encoding TonB-dependent receptor, yielding MKFTKTLIFCFSSLLFSFYGFAQEAVVKGKVVDENGLLVPGATVALKGTKAATTTDFDGGFSIKAPSNGTLVVSFIGYNTIQEAINGRTEIDFKLKSQSQELQEVVVVGYGTQKKSVVTGAISSIRAKDLESLPLTRVEQALQGRSSGITIAANSGQPGSSATIRVRGITTFGNNEPLWVVDGVIVDAGGIGYLNQSDIASIEVLKDAASAAIYGSRAATGVILVTTKKGKSGKVSVNYTGYTGVSSPSRKLSLLNATQYATLNNEARAAANQPILFPNPSALGGGTDWQDVIFSNNAQRVGHEISLSGGNEVSTFFVSFGILDQEGIVAKDISNYIRKNIRLNSTHKIAKGITFGQTLGYSREKNVGIGNTNSEFGGPLSSAINLDPITPVVVTDPIVAGGAPYTNNGVIRDNNGNPYGISNIVLQEMTNPLAYIQTRLGNYSWSDNFVGNAYLEVEPIKGLKVRSTLGGKLAYWGDESFTPVSYLNSSTINLKNNIFRSTNKGFGWNIENTVSYSNKISNHNFNVLLGQGSYVDNITSGHGVTYFNIPVTSYKDASFNFSVPQDQIDAYAYTGNDHIVTSIFSRLNYDYNEKYLFTGIIRRDGSTRFGANKKYGSFPSFSLGWVVTKEEFWKENDIVNLLKIRGGYGVTGNDAIGDFGYLATIGGGRNYTFGNSGSVTVGNSPNAPSNPDLQWEETSQVNIGFETRLFHDFNLGFDLYTKKTTGILQTVTLPGYVGSTGSPVGNVADMTNKGFDVELGYKKQIGELSISANANLSYVKNEVTYLGNGIDFLSGGVGFQSSTYPITRTQVGQPVNSFFGFKTDGIFQNQAEVNAYTNSSGQLIQPGAVPGDFRWKDVNGDGTITADDRTFIGNPLPDFTFGFTLNLEYKNFDLLVFGQGAVGNQIFQGLRRLDIANANYQTEALGRWTGEGSSNTYPRLTTNDTNKNFNNPSDFYLEDGDYFRFKTIQFGYSLPSSVINKVSLAKARVYLTAENLFTITKYSGFDPEIGGGVMGIDRGYYPQAKTFMLGVNLQL